One Candidatus Bathyarchaeota archaeon genomic window carries:
- a CDS encoding DUF2213 domain-containing protein, with translation MPWEETEKYIRSWHRDPAEFQQETLKTVTLNEKEGIQAIIGKPKGKHTMEIQSYLFSKDKGWTLERAKDWASKHQTQTKEHVCAVLPFSVAERIVDKPLKIQGLAMTIGMSRNFNIYTPQELASFANKLVNAPVYMEHITAQDAVGKVTKTHWDGQNLLYEAEIYDEETAAKIRKGLIRHVSVGADYETIDIVSGKVPHGLNNAEMSLVAVPGIAETNIKILEKLQLKEQEFEPILTGEYTLGFYQETSAFMPQHFSTMWLDRENGILAIMGKTKDQPELQRTQAIFFSNQKLWDQAKIKDWLSLHPNYLTPISSSATPSNSELAESLIKKTSEPTIPVSQAIRLIQEVMPSYLVQRSWSLGPQRMCQELNRVLLKLHKIQDSHSIDRK, from the coding sequence ATGCCATGGGAAGAAACAGAAAAATACATTCGAAGTTGGCATCGTGACCCCGCAGAGTTTCAGCAAGAAACCCTAAAAACCGTTACGCTAAACGAGAAAGAAGGAATCCAAGCCATAATAGGCAAGCCGAAAGGCAAGCATACCATGGAAATTCAAAGCTATCTTTTCTCAAAAGACAAAGGCTGGACGCTTGAGCGCGCAAAAGACTGGGCTAGTAAACACCAAACCCAAACCAAAGAACATGTTTGCGCTGTTCTGCCTTTCAGTGTAGCAGAAAGAATCGTTGACAAGCCGCTTAAGATACAAGGTTTAGCCATGACAATAGGGATGAGCAGAAACTTTAACATCTATACCCCTCAAGAACTGGCATCTTTTGCCAACAAACTTGTTAATGCTCCTGTTTACATGGAACACATAACAGCCCAAGATGCAGTAGGCAAAGTCACAAAAACCCATTGGGACGGCCAAAACCTTCTCTATGAAGCAGAAATCTACGATGAGGAAACAGCGGCAAAAATCCGTAAGGGCTTAATCAGGCATGTGAGTGTTGGAGCAGATTACGAAACAATTGACATAGTCAGCGGCAAAGTACCCCACGGATTAAACAATGCAGAGATGAGCTTGGTCGCAGTTCCAGGCATAGCGGAAACCAACATCAAAATCTTAGAAAAGCTCCAACTTAAAGAGCAAGAGTTCGAGCCCATCCTAACTGGTGAATACACGCTAGGCTTCTACCAAGAAACTTCGGCTTTTATGCCTCAACACTTCAGCACCATGTGGCTTGACCGAGAAAACGGCATCTTGGCAATAATGGGGAAAACCAAAGACCAGCCTGAGCTCCAGCGAACCCAAGCTATATTCTTTTCAAATCAGAAGCTGTGGGATCAAGCCAAAATCAAAGATTGGCTCTCACTTCATCCAAACTACCTAACTCCCATCTCAAGTTCCGCAACTCCAAGCAACAGTGAACTCGCTGAAAGTTTAATCAAAAAAACCTCTGAACCCACCATTCCAGTAAGCCAAGCCATACGGCTCATTCAGGAAGTAATGCCCAGCTATCTGGTACAGCGCAGTTGGAGCCTTGGTCCTCAACGAATGTGCCAAGAATTAAACCGTGTTCTTCTAAAGCTCCACAAAATACAGGACAGTCACTCAATTGACCGCAAGTAA
- a CDS encoding ribbon-helix-helix protein, CopG family: MVRKCVVKVVLSKEQREILTELCSRLGTSESETMRMALMDYVKELSLMKETIHRHKRPFMSGQSQED; this comes from the coding sequence ATGGTTAGGAAATGTGTGGTTAAGGTTGTGTTAAGCAAAGAACAAAGAGAAATACTAACTGAGTTGTGTAGCCGACTGGGAACAAGTGAAAGTGAAACAATGCGGATGGCTTTGATGGATTATGTTAAGGAGTTAAGTCTGATGAAAGAGACGATTCACCGCCATAAACGTCCATTTATGAGCGGGCAATCTCAAGAGGACTAG
- a CDS encoding phage major capsid protein: protein MKPRLFESLIQQNNEFKEHIENQKHKINAHPFLKRYCELGIREGLFSDSTAALGRLHDTLVQAAYPEMIGRDIITVMPTTEPMERFPLDEKAVAYRYAEGSATRLSGRKNGTADVYTNILAESSEEWTREFLEDATWNVMNTMVDRVGRALGEEETNRIIALYGSVADADLAGGQPINQSNAALNWAGLVKLHNALRAENWKPTVLAVNEVQLHQLLSDDKFIHAQYLPSGQTDLEDGTITSVLGMRVQASTLVPNGTAYAIDTRVASVMLLRRDIVVEDWEDIKNGKYGVRATTRFGIGVLRSNAIAKMTNIATTLT from the coding sequence ATGAAACCCCGACTTTTTGAATCTTTAATTCAGCAGAATAACGAGTTCAAAGAACACATAGAAAACCAAAAACACAAAATCAACGCACACCCATTCCTAAAACGCTACTGCGAACTCGGCATACGCGAAGGACTATTCAGCGATTCCACCGCTGCACTTGGACGCCTACATGATACGCTAGTGCAGGCAGCTTATCCAGAAATGATTGGACGCGACATCATAACTGTGATGCCAACCACGGAACCCATGGAACGCTTCCCCCTCGATGAAAAGGCAGTAGCTTACAGGTATGCAGAAGGCTCAGCGACACGCCTAAGCGGACGCAAAAACGGCACAGCAGACGTCTACACAAACATACTTGCCGAATCATCAGAAGAATGGACACGCGAATTTCTCGAAGACGCAACATGGAACGTAATGAATACGATGGTTGACAGAGTCGGACGAGCACTTGGCGAGGAAGAAACAAACCGCATAATCGCACTCTACGGTTCAGTTGCAGACGCAGATTTAGCAGGTGGCCAACCAATAAACCAATCAAATGCCGCCTTGAACTGGGCTGGACTTGTTAAACTTCATAATGCACTGCGAGCCGAAAATTGGAAACCTACTGTTTTAGCTGTTAACGAAGTCCAACTGCACCAACTACTAAGCGACGACAAATTCATACACGCCCAATACTTGCCATCAGGACAAACCGACCTTGAAGACGGAACGATTACAAGCGTTTTAGGCATGAGAGTTCAAGCAAGCACATTGGTACCCAACGGCACCGCATACGCCATTGACACCCGTGTGGCTTCAGTGATGCTTCTACGCCGAGACATAGTTGTAGAAGACTGGGAAGACATCAAAAACGGCAAATACGGCGTCAGAGCAACAACCCGCTTTGGCATCGGTGTCCTTCGCAGCAATGCCATCGCCAAAATGACCAACATAGCAACAACACTAACCTAA
- a CDS encoding DUF2190 family protein → MTDLTDKSWMDIGETDDPNAIIETFEAEAEVTKGDPVYLSSNHKVSPATEAQDCIGIAVKSAIATAQCPVLIRGRVKVKAGGAITRGKAVYGADAQKRVLELTDQAVNESGSGTYTIYYNRKFGTALQTTTTAGDLLFIQVQR, encoded by the coding sequence ATGACCGATTTAACTGACAAAAGCTGGATGGACATAGGCGAAACCGACGACCCCAACGCAATCATCGAAACCTTCGAAGCCGAAGCCGAAGTAACCAAAGGCGACCCAGTGTACTTGAGCTCAAACCACAAGGTTTCCCCAGCTACCGAAGCTCAAGACTGCATAGGCATCGCCGTCAAAAGTGCTATAGCCACGGCGCAATGTCCCGTTTTGATTCGTGGCAGAGTCAAAGTCAAAGCTGGCGGAGCAATAACACGAGGCAAAGCCGTTTACGGAGCAGACGCACAAAAACGTGTTTTAGAATTAACCGACCAAGCCGTAAACGAAAGCGGTTCAGGAACATATACGATTTATTATAACCGCAAATTCGGCACTGCATTGCAGACTACGACCACAGCAGGAGATTTGCTCTTTATACAAGTGCAAAGGTGA